In Trichoderma asperellum chromosome 1, complete sequence, a single window of DNA contains:
- the CEF1 gene encoding Pre-mRNA-splicing factor cef1 (BUSCO:EOG092D16LD) produces MPVVKGGVWTNIEDEILKASVSKYGLNQWARVSSLLARKTPKQCKARWNEWLDPSIKKIEWSKEEDEKLLHLAKIMPTQWRTIAPIVGRTANQCLERYQKLLDEAEARESSGLGLTGPEGGETQAPSADDVRRLRPGELDPDPETKPARPDTIDLDEDEKEMLSEARARLANTQGKKAKRKARERQQEESRRLATLQKRRELKTAGINIKVTTRKQGEMDYNADIPFERKAAPGFYDTSEEKVRNDLQRAAFDPRKQQLASKRKGEGDEDNDRKRRKNDKEGISESQKAAIKAGQMQRIREAEQSSKRRPLNLPAPQVGDGELEEIVKMGKMGEAANSLARESDNDATRGFVNSYSTLNTNAPIRTPRAPAQEDHIANEIRNIRALNDTQSALLGGENTPLHQGAGSTGFEGIAPRKHVMATPNPLATPLRNGVPNGTVPGQTPMRTPRDTFALNQEDGMSMTGATPRDIRNREMAMRNQLRAGLAALPKPKDTEWEFEIPEDQRETVATDDAMEEDAALRDRREREKREAEEALERRRRTQVMQRGLPRPVVVDLTELLKRAKAIDDPAAALIAAEAAALMANDAIKFPLSGSQVKGKPSPLAQIDDSSLADARLRILSETKPLPSFEDIQAAFESRANGDSLLLGLGCYNDDDDEQDAAMRAAFDTVQDSIMTSAEEDAKLEKKLTLHLGGYQKRQKMLKDKVSDAADALDKAKVALSGFKTLAINEDTAINRRLASLRDEVNFISRREREAQEEYQKAKEELEALRAGNVNGYH; encoded by the exons atGCCGGTCGTCAAGGGAGGTGTCTGGACCAACATCGAGGACGAGATCCTCAAGGCGTCCGTCTCCAAGTATGGCCTCAATCAGTGGGCACGCGTGTCCTCGCTGCTGGCGCGCAAGACGCCCAAGCAGTGCAAGGCCAGATGGAACGAATGGCTGGACCCGAGCATCAAGAAGATTGAGTGGagcaaggaggaggatgagaagctgctgcatctcgccAAGATTATGCCCACCCAATGGCGTACCATTGCCCCCATAGTCGGTCGAACTGCGAACCAATGTCTCGAGCGATATCAGAAGCTgcttgacgaggctgaggcgcGTGAATCatctggccttggccttACCGGACCAGAGGGGGGCGAGACACAGGCACCAAGCGCCGACGATGTCAGGAGACTGCGGCCGGGTGAGCTTGACCCGGATCCAGAGACGAAGCCCGCTCGACCGGATACCATCGAtctcgacgaggacgaaaAGGAGATGCTTAGCGAAGCTCGTGCTCGTCTGGCCAACACGCAGGGTAAAAAGGCGAAGAGAAAGGCCCGAGAACGCCAGCAGGAAGAGTCTCGTCGCCTTGCGACTCTGCAAAAGCGGCGAGAGCTCAAAACGGCCGGCATCAATATCAAGGTTACCACGCGAAAACAGGGTGAAATGGACTACAATGCAGACATCCCATTCGAAAGGAAGGCTGCCCCTGGATTCTACGACACCTCGGAGGAGAAAGTGCGAAATGATTTGCAGCGTGCGGCATTCGACCCGAGAAAACAGCAGCTTGCCAGTAAGCGCAAAGGCGAGGGCGACGAGGATAACGATcgcaagaggaggaagaacgACAAGGAAGGCATTTCAGAATCACAAAAGGCTGCTATCAAGGCGGGCCAGATGCAGAGGATTCGAGAGGCCGAACAGAGCAGCAAGCGCCGTCCGCTGAACTTGCCTGCACCGCAAGTGGGAgatggcgagctggaggAGATTGTAAAGATGGGCAAAATGGGTGAAGCCGCCAACTCACTAGCTAGAGAAAGCGATAACGATGCGACGCGAGGATTCGTGAACTCGTATTCGACCCTCAATACAAATGCGCCGATCCGAACACCCAGAGCACCTGCACAGGAGGACCATATCGCCAACGAAATCCGGAACATTCGGGCTCTCAATGATACCCAATCTGCTCTGCTGGGTGGCGAGAACACCCCTCTTCACCAGGGAGCCGGCTCAACTGGATTTGAGGGCATTGCTCCCCGGAAACACGTCATGGCGACCCCCAATCCTCTAGCCACGCCTTTGAGAAATGGCGTGCCGAACGGCACTGTGCCTGGCCAAACACCAATGCGGACTCCACGAGATACATTTGCTCTCAACCAAGAAGATGGAATGTCAATGACAGGCGCAACCCCTCGAGATATTAGAAACAGGGAGATGGCCATGCGGAATCAGCTGCGTGCCGGACTGGCTGCGCTGCCCAAGCCGAAAGACACTGAGTGGGAGTTTGAAATACCAGAAGACCAAAGGGAGACTGTGGCTACTGATGATGCCATGGAAGAGGATGCTGCTCTCCGGGATCGACGAGAGCGTGAAAAgcgagaggctgaagaggcgcTTGAACGGCGACGGCGGACTCAGGTAATGCAGCGAGGGCTTCCACGACCCGTAGTTGTCGACTTGAcagagctgctgaagagggcgAAGGCGATCGATGATCCAGCTGCGGCACTCATTGCGGCAGAAGCGGCTGCTCTGATGGCCAATGATGCTATTAAATTCCCCCTGAGCGGCTCTCAAGTCAAGGGCAAACCCTCGCCTTTGGCACAGATAGACGACAGCTCCCTCGCTGACGCTCGACTTCGAATTCTCTCAGAGACTAAACCGCTACCGAGTTTTGAAGATATACAAGCAGCCTTTGAAAGCAGGGCCAACGGAGACTCTTTGCTTCTGGGCCTAGGATGCTAtaacgatgatgatgatgagcaagATGCCGCTATGCGAGCTGCTTTTGAC ACTGTTCAAGATTCCATCATGACTTCAGCAGAGGAGGACGCAAAgctcgagaagaagctcacaCTACATCTGGGCGGATACCAGAAGCGGCAAAAGATGCTTAAAGACAAGGTATCGGATGCGGCAGATGCTTTGGATAAGGCAAAGGTAGCTCTCAGCGGGTTTAAGACACTGGCCATCAACGAAGATACAGCGATCAACCGTCGACTGGCGTCACTGAGAGACGAAGTTAATTTCATTAgtcgaagagagagagaggcacagGAGGAATACCAAAAGGCCAAAGAAGAGCTAGAAGCTCTACGAGCGGGGAACGTCAACGGGTACCATTAA
- a CDS encoding uncharacterized protein (EggNog:ENOG41~TransMembrane:12 (i63-82o133-152i164-187o193-213i233-253o259-281i340-364o384-402i431-450o456-477i489-512o518-541i)), with amino-acid sequence MAGPKRRGDGRSPSPTVREIDDRNSDFTETSQLLGSNGSGARKDSWDNDLDFQHLPWWRRPSVFWLLGPYAVFTLAFGGIIVPKLNLILDLVCKQYFADEQLADPHFTYKPIVLGSDNPQCNIPAVQRNVAEFMLTLNLVIGGLSAIVAPKLGHLSDRYGRRKLMALASCGGVLSEIVTILCAKYPQTFNYRWMILGAVFDGITGSFTAGSILSQSYTSDCTPPSKRAVSIGYIHACLFTGLALGPLMAGYFVKWTGTLISIFYVALGCHTFFILFVRFILPESLSKRRQMLAREKLARSEAEQDGSEGSSSRLLHNPFATFKILWPTGPGTSSRLRINLVALAIADTIIMGSMMAVGNVLMLYSEYMFNWGNFETSRFISSLSMIRVFVLMVIFPIINYVFRIRPAARRRRESGQPHIEANSGADNLDVWVLRFALTSDLLGCIGYIFARNQHLFFASGMVTALGGLGSATVQAAVTKHVPASRIGQVLGAVGFMQALSRVIGPVLFNGLYAMTVGVFPQAIFVLLGGLFSIGLTCAFILRPHIHWEDVGEEQFEQPPNRSSARLDAGAALLSANEDSNFI; translated from the exons ATGGCTGGGCCGAAGCGGAGAGGCGACGGACGGAGTCCAAGTCCGACAGTTCGCGAAATCGACGACCGCAACTCGGACTTTACAGAGACGTCTCAATTACTTGGCTCAAATGGATCTGGAGCAAGAAAAGACAGCTGGGACAACGATCTCGACTTTCAACATTTGCCCTGGTGGCGCAGGCCGTCT GTATTCTGGCTTCTCGGTCCTTACGCCGTCTTCACCCTTGCTTTTGGAGGCATCATCGTTCCCAAGCTCAATCT AATTCTAGATCTCGTCTGCAAGCAATACTTTGCTGATGAACAGCTTGCTGACCCCCATTTCACCTACAAGCCCATTGTACTGGGGTCCGACAACCCACAATGCAACATTCCAGCCGTTCAACGAAACGTCGCTGAATTCATGCTGACCTTGAACCTCGTCATCGGCGGCCTGAGTGCCATCGTCGCTCCAAAACTGGGCCATCTCTCTGATCGATATGGCCGACGAAAATTGATGGCTCTTGCATCCTGCGGTGGTGTTTTGAGTGAGATTGTCACTATCCTCTGCGCCAAATACCCTCAGACGTTCAACTACCGGTGGATGATTCTCGGTGCTGTCTTCGATGGCATTACAGGCTCTTTCACCGCCGGCAGCATCCTCAGTCAGTCATACACGAGCGACTGCACTCCTCCGTCCAAGAGGGCCGTGTCCATTGGTTATATCCATGCTTGCCTCTTCACCGGCCTTGCTCTGGGTCCTCTTATGGCCGGCTATTTCGTCAAGTGGACCGGAACGCTCATTTCAATCTTCTATGTTGCTCTTGGCTGCCACAcattcttcatcctcttcgtccgcTTTATCTTGCCAGAGTCTCTTTCAAAGCGAAGGCAGATGCTAGCTCGCGAGAAATTGGCCAGATCTGAAGCTGAGCAAGATGGTAGCGAGGGCTCCTCATCTCGCCTCCTTCACAACCCCTTTGCGACTTTCAAGATTCTGTGGCCAACTGGCCCTGGAACTTCTTCAAGGCTCCGAATCAACTTGGTCGCACTGGCCATCGCcgacaccatcatcatggGATCCATGATGGCTGTGGGTAACGTACTGATGCTCTACAGCGAATACATGTTCAACTGGGGCAATTTTGAGACGTCTCGTTTCATTTCCTCCTTGTCCATGATTCGTGTCTTTGTGCTGATGGTCATCTTCCCCATTATCAACTACGTCTTCCGCATCCGACCAGCAGCCCGGCGGCGACGAGAGTCTGGGCAACCTCACATAGAAGCAAACTCTGGAGCGGACAATCTAGACGTTTGGGTGCTCAGATTCGCTTTGACTTCGGATTTGCTGGGATGCATTGGATACATCTTCGCTCGAAATCAACACCTCTTTTTCGCCAGCGGAATGGTCACCGCCCTTGGGGGCCTTGGAAGCGCCACTGTTCAAGCAGCCGTCACTAAGCATGTCCCCGCGTCGCGTATTGGGCAGGTCCTTGGCGCTGTTGGTTTCATGCAGGCGCTCTCACGAGTCATTGGGCCCGTTTTATTCAACGGCTTATATGCGATGACAGTAGGCGTGTTCCCACAAGCCATCTTTGTGCTCCTTGGTGGACTCTTCAGCATCGGTCTGACATGTGCTTTTATCTTGAGACCTCATA TCCACTGGGAAGATGTTGGAGAGGAACAGTTTGAGCAGCCACCAAACCGCTCCTCGGCGCGTCTTGACGCCGGCGCCGCCCTTCTTTCAGCAAACGAAGACTCGAATTTTATTTAG
- a CDS encoding uncharacterized protein (EggNog:ENOG41~TransMembrane:12 (i20-45o57-78i90-113o119-139i151-170o190-214i295-312o352-373i380-402o408-435i447-470o482-501i)): protein MNLTKQARLRNPDDFPTLQLFLLAIVRLAEPIALTSIFPYAWALVKRFKIGNEQDASFYSGLLISSFSLAEALMGMYWGGLSDRIGRKPVLILGCVGTMFSMIMVGFASNIWIALAGRAIGGLLNGNIGVIQTMVGELVTKPEHEPRAFSVMPFVWSIGTIVGPCIGGTFADPHESWPNAFPKGSLFERYPYLLPNLVCAALLFISIVMGFFLLEETHPDMQPRILLPADTYVSEETPLLETSDAIKRPAVDLRAETYGTIRDSSSSSSDECPERSSNEISTEKTKPANIWNKRIVGFILSLCIFTYHSMTYDHLMPIFFEDERVSVNTLSKLGASSPFYSPGGLGLSLRDVGMIMAVNGVIALFVQAVIFPLAAERFGVFRLFLVVTVLHPIIYAIVPMLLFVPESLLFPAIYLCLAVRNVLSITLYPLLLILIKGATPSASALGKVNGLAASAGAACRMIAPPIAGYLYTLGSQIDCTALSWYASSLVAIVGAIHCFTVPRDRDYPRSKEDAEQQNLPAAPAEVSVEDVE from the exons ATGAACCTAACAAAGCAGGCACGTCTTCGCAACCCAGACGATTTCCCGACCCTTcaactcttcctcctcg CTATTGTTCGCCTTGCCGAGCCAATCGCTCTCACTTCCATCTTTCCTTATGCCTGGGCTCTTGTCAAGAGATTCAAGATTGGAAACGAGCAAGATGCCTCCTTCTACTCAGGCCTCCTCATCTCatccttctctctcgccgAGGCCCTGATGGGCATGTATTGGGGCGGCTTGTCTGATCGCATCGGCCGCAAGCCCGTCCTAATCCTCGGCTGTGTGGGAACCATGTTCAGCATGATCATGGTGGGATTCGCCTCCAACATTTGGATCGCCTTGGCCGGCCGCGCAATAGGAGGTCTCCTCAACGGCAACATTGGCGTCATCCAGACCATGGTCGGTGAGCTTGTCACAAAACCTGAGCATGAAC CGCGCGCTTTCTCCGTTATGCCTTTTGTGTGGAGTATTGGAACCATCGTGGGCCCTTGTATTGGCGGAACCTTTGCTGATCCCCACGAGTCCTGGCCCAATGCTTTCCCCAAAGGCTCTTTGTTCGAGCGATACCCCTACCTCCTGCCCAACCTCGTCTGCGCTGCTCTCTTGTTCATCAGTATCGTCATGGGATTCTTCCTCCTTGAAGAAACTCACCCTGACATGCAACCTCGAATTCTACTTCCCGCAGATACCTACGTCTCAGAAGAGACCCCACTGCTGGAGACTTCGGACGCGATAAAGCGGCCAGCGGTGGACCTTCGCGCGGAGACCTATGGAACTATTcgagacagcagcagcagcagcagcgatgagTGTCCGGAGCGTAGCTCGAACGAGATATCTACGGAAAAGACGAAGCCCGCCAATATTTGGAACAAGCGCATCGTCGGCTTCATCCTGTCTCTGTGCATCTTCACCTACCACTCAATGACCTACGATCACCTCATGCCAATCTTCTTTGAAGATGAGCGTGTTTCGGTAAATACTCTCTCCAAACTTGGTGCTTCTTCACCCTTCTACTCTCCTGGTGGCTTGGGCCTTTCCCTTCGTGATGTGGGTATGATCATGGCCGTCAATGGAGTCATCGCTCTATTTGTCCAGGCCGTCATCTTCCCTTTGGCAGCCGAAAGGTTCGGTGTATTCCGACTTTTCCTTGTCGTCACGGTTCTACACCCCATCATTTATGCCATTGTCCCAATGCTGCTCTTTGTCCCCGAATCCTTACTCTTCCCCGCCATCTACCTATGCCTTGCTGTACGCAACGTCCTCTCCATCACACTCTACCCACTCCTCCTTATCCTAATCAAGGGAGCTACCCCTTCTGCGAGTGCCTTGGGCAAAGTCAACGGCTTAGCCGCcagcgctggcgctgcttgCCGTATGATTGCGCCACCAATCGCAGGCTATCTCTACACGTTGGGCAGCCAAATCGACTGCACTGCGTTGTCATGGTACGCCAGTTCTCTGGTCGCCATTGTCGGCGCTATTCACTGCTTCACCGTTCCCCGCGATCGCGATTACCCGCGATCAAAGGAGGATGCTGAGCAACAAAATCTCCCCGCCGCGCCCGCTGAAGTTTCAGTCGAGGACGTGGAGTGA
- a CDS encoding uncharacterized protein (BUSCO:EOG092D3WBP) produces the protein MSIDQLADQVEQAMSLAQQNPSDATAPSLPPALAIAKNKSVDEILADLNKSPLFMTEMEDNDDIAALQALAYEGTPLENATDFKERGNECFKARGYRDAEQFYGKGISILFVEERKRAKGEVTKNPETGEPDSEEEIKQQKETLEAMYMNRAACHLEMQNYRSCWTDCAAALRLNPRNVKAYYRSGKALLAVDRIEEADDVCARGLAIEPENKALRTVADGIIKRAKTLDELKRKAAEREAKKQRRALLLKTALVARGIKTRKTEQPPEMEDAKITLLPDEDDPSSELAFPTVLLYPLHLESDFIKAFQETHTLEDHLGYILPLPWDKEGAYTLAGVTCYVETKEGGLIKMGKRVPLLKVLAGGKVEVVDEVVRIFVVPTSKADGWVKEFKEKRAAEKGERS, from the coding sequence ATGAGTATAGACCAGCTCGCAGACCAGGTTGAGCAGGCCATGAGCCTTGCCCAGCAAAATCCATCTGATGCGACTGCACCAAGCCTTCCGCCGGCGCTGGCCATCGCCAAGAACAAATCTGTGGACGAGATCCTGGCAGATCTGAACAAGTCGCCGCTGTTTATGACGGAGATGGAGGATAATGACGATATCGCTGCGTTGCAAGCACTGGCATATGAAGGCACGCCGCTGGAGAATGCGACGGACTTCAAGGAGCGTGGAAACGAGTGCTTCAAAGCGAGGGGCTATAGAGACGCAGAGCAGTTTTACGGAAAGGGAATTTCCATTCTATTCGtcgaggagagaaaaagggcaaagggaGAGGTCACCAAGAATCCTGAGACTGGAGAGCCGGACTCTGAGGAGGAgatcaagcagcagaaggagacGCTCGAGGCCATGTACATGAACCGTGCGGCGTGCCATCTGGAGATGCAAAACTACCGCAGCTGCTGGACGGACTGTGCGGCGGCGCTGCGGCTCAACCCGCGGAACGTCAAGGCGTATTATCGCAGCGGaaaggcgctgctggcggtggaTCGCATAGAGGAGGCCGACGACGTGTGTGCCAGAGGTCTGGCAATAGAGCCGGAGAACAAAGCCCTGAGGACTGTCGCCGACGGCATCATTAAGCGCGCGAAGACGCTGGACGAGCTGAAGCGCAAGGCCGCAGAAAGggaggcgaagaagcagcGACGGGCACTGCTCTTGAAGACGGCCCTCGTGGCGAGGGGTATCAAGACGCGGAAGACGGAACAGCCACCTGAGATGGAAGACGCAAAGATAACTCTGTTGCCGGATGAGGATGATCCTTCGTCCGAGTTGGCCTTTCCAACGGTTCTGCTCTATCCCCTACATCTGGAATCTGATTTCATCAAGGCCTTTCAGGAGACGCATACGCTGGAGGACCATCTCGGATATATTCTTCCCCTGCCGTGGGATAAAGAGGGGGCGTATACGCTCGCTGGGGTGACGTGTTACGTGGAGACAAAGGAGGGTGGCTTGATCAAGATGGGCAAGAGAGTGCCTTTGTTGAAGGTGTTGGCCGGAGGGAAAGTAGAGGTTGTGGATGAGGTGGTGAGGATATTTGTTGTGCCGACTTCGAAGGCGGATGGATGGGTAAAGGAGTTtaaggagaagagagcggcggagaagggagagaggagctga
- a CDS encoding uncharacterized protein (EggNog:ENOG41) codes for MPAQMLSQNPGLREISPSITGGAVSAQGYWMPYRCAKAICATFCHSIAGALIPLFGPSFPSECAPAPPNATHCKTMVISQQIILKATEEVEKYRQGKDGGLIKAVGEISSSHRAVESYALRRKRESQTTLVPILPSQPRSAWTPVNGSATKGRMMKAPAPKIVCDNRESNKVLLGTSRSALPNQSAPSQNLCQKEKASISSPSRTEADVSEGNWRFKRRKRAFDESSTTHPPILHMEGRRGEESQQELEHLGVAAVLLSLATDVRDTASPSSPAVEMPDNDCPERHHQRKRPKALSF; via the exons ATGCCGGCACAAATGTTGAGTCAAAACCCAGGCTTGAGAGAAATATCGCCTAGCATTACTGGCGGCGCCGTATCAGCCCAAG GATATTGGATGCCTTACCGGTGTGCTAAAGCGATATGTGCGACTTTCTGCCATAGTATCGCAGGCGCACTGATTCCCCTCTTTGGCCCTTCGTTTCCCTCCGAATGTGCTCCAGCTCCCCCTAACGCTACTCACTGCAAAACCATGGTGATCAGCCAGCAAATCATACTCAAAGCAACTGAAGAGGTTGAGAAATATCGTCAGGGGAAAGATGGTGGGCTTATAAAGGCTGTCGGTGAAATAAGCAGCTCTCATCGGGCCGTCGAAAGCTATGCATTGCGTCGCAAACGGGAGAGCCAAACTACACTTGTGCCCATATTACCGTCGCAACCCCGTTCTGCCTGGACTCCAGTCAATGGATCAGCCACCAAAGGCCGCATGATGAAAGCTCCAGCCCCGAAGATAGTGTGTGACAACCGCGAATCCAACAAGGTCTTGCTAGGAACAAGCCGCAGCGCTCTTCCAAATCAATCTGCCCCGAGCCAGAATCTTtgccagaaggagaaggccaGCATATCCAGCCCATCACGAACAGAAGCGGACGTTTCCGAGGGTAATTGGAGATTCAAACGGCGTAAAAGAGCCTTTGACGAATCGAGCACGACGCACCCGCCCATTTTGCACATGGAAGGACGTCGAGGAGAGGAGTCACAGCAAGAGCTGGAGCACTTGGGGGTAGCTGCGGTGCTACTGAGCCTGGCCACAGATGTTCGAGACACggcatctccttcttcaccgGCTGTAGAAATGCCAGACAACGACTGTCCCGAGCGACATCACCAAAGGAAGCGACCAAAGGCTCTTTCATTTTAA